A single region of the Changchengzhania lutea genome encodes:
- the hisG gene encoding ATP phosphoribosyltransferase, producing the protein MSKLKIAVQKSGRLHDDSMALLKDIGISIDNGKDQLKASAKNFPVEVFYLRNGDIPQYLKDGVVDVAIIGENVLIEKGNDILIAEKLGFSTCRVCIAVPKAMTYNSMNDLEGKRIATSYPNTVNQYLKEKGINANLHIINGSVEIAPNIGLADAICDIVSSGSTLFKNNLKEVETILKSEAVLAVSPLLSIEKQAILDKIQFRIQSVLKGRQSKYILLNAPNNKLQDIINVLPGMKSPTVLPLAEAGWSSVHSVINKNQFWDVIDELKNKGAQGILVCPIEKMVL; encoded by the coding sequence ATGAGTAAATTAAAAATTGCAGTACAAAAATCAGGACGTTTACATGACGATTCCATGGCTTTATTAAAGGATATTGGTATTTCTATAGATAATGGAAAAGATCAATTAAAGGCTTCCGCAAAAAATTTCCCAGTCGAAGTCTTTTATTTAAGAAATGGTGATATTCCACAATATTTAAAAGATGGCGTTGTTGATGTGGCCATAATTGGCGAAAACGTATTGATTGAAAAAGGCAATGATATTCTTATTGCAGAAAAATTAGGATTCTCAACGTGTAGAGTGTGTATTGCGGTTCCTAAAGCCATGACATACAATAGTATGAATGATTTGGAAGGTAAGCGTATTGCTACCTCGTATCCAAATACGGTCAATCAATATCTTAAAGAAAAGGGCATCAATGCGAACCTTCATATTATTAATGGTTCCGTAGAAATAGCGCCTAATATTGGCTTAGCAGATGCTATTTGCGATATTGTGTCTAGCGGAAGTACCTTATTCAAAAATAATCTGAAGGAGGTTGAAACTATTTTAAAATCTGAAGCGGTACTAGCTGTTTCCCCTCTTTTAAGTATAGAAAAGCAAGCCATATTAGATAAAATTCAATTTAGAATTCAATCCGTTCTAAAAGGCAGGCAATCCAAATACATATTGTTGAATGCACCTAACAACAAATTACAAGATATTATAAACGTTCTTCCAGGAATGAAAAGCCCGACGGTATTGCCACTTGCCGAGGCCGGTTGGAGTTCTGTGCATTCCGTTATAAATAAAAACCAGTTTTGGGATGTGATTGACGAACTGAAAAACAAAGGTGCCCAAGGTATTTTGGTTTGTCCAATCGAAAAAATGGTGCTTTAA
- the hisD gene encoding histidinol dehydrogenase produces MQIIDNPNRSEWSDILKRPTQTVYAIEATVNQIFDDVKREGDVAIKKYTSQFDKVDLNSNMVSEEEIETAISRVPKKLQNAIKTAKQNIEVFHAAQKTSRIEVETTAGVQCWQEKRPIEKVGLYIPGGTAPLFSTVLMLAVPAQIAGCKTIVLCSPPNKKGALAPEILFAAKLCGVTKIIKVGGIQAIAGLTFGTDTIPQVYKIFGPGNQFVTVAKQLATKYGVAIDMPAGPSELLIVADANANAAYIASDLLSQAEHGTDSQVILVATSRKLIDLVSREVEKQLKVLPRKAIAAKAIVNSKLIFVGNDEIALQLINEYGPEHFIICSKNESFFVDGISNAGSVFIGDYTPESAGDYASGTNHTLPTNGFSKAYSGVNLDSFLKAMTFQKISKEGLLNIGETIELMAEAEGLQAHKNAVSIRLKDLK; encoded by the coding sequence ATGCAAATTATAGATAATCCTAATAGAAGTGAATGGTCAGATATTTTAAAACGGCCTACGCAGACAGTCTATGCTATTGAAGCGACAGTAAATCAGATTTTTGATGACGTAAAGCGAGAAGGTGATGTGGCTATTAAAAAATATACATCGCAGTTTGATAAGGTTGATTTAAATTCAAACATGGTTTCAGAAGAAGAGATTGAAACTGCCATTTCCCGTGTTCCCAAAAAGCTACAGAATGCCATAAAAACTGCAAAACAAAATATAGAAGTTTTTCATGCTGCCCAGAAAACATCAAGAATAGAAGTAGAAACCACTGCAGGCGTACAATGTTGGCAAGAAAAACGTCCCATTGAAAAAGTGGGATTATATATTCCAGGAGGCACTGCACCCTTGTTTTCAACGGTTTTAATGCTTGCTGTTCCAGCACAAATTGCAGGTTGTAAAACGATTGTATTATGCTCGCCACCAAATAAAAAAGGTGCCCTAGCACCAGAAATTCTATTCGCGGCAAAATTGTGCGGGGTGACTAAAATTATAAAAGTTGGTGGCATTCAAGCCATAGCCGGTTTAACATTTGGAACCGATACGATTCCCCAAGTATATAAAATTTTTGGTCCAGGAAATCAGTTTGTCACAGTAGCAAAACAATTGGCAACTAAGTATGGTGTTGCTATTGATATGCCTGCTGGCCCAAGTGAATTATTAATAGTTGCAGATGCCAACGCCAATGCAGCCTATATCGCTTCGGATTTGTTGAGTCAAGCTGAACACGGCACAGACAGTCAGGTTATTTTAGTGGCCACATCAAGAAAGTTAATTGATTTGGTTTCAAGAGAAGTCGAGAAGCAATTAAAGGTGCTTCCGCGTAAAGCGATTGCAGCAAAAGCAATAGTGAATTCCAAACTGATCTTTGTTGGAAATGATGAAATAGCATTACAACTCATAAATGAATATGGCCCAGAACACTTCATTATTTGCAGCAAAAACGAATCTTTTTTTGTGGATGGTATTTCCAATGCGGGTTCAGTTTTTATAGGAGATTATACGCCAGAGAGTGCCGGCGATTATGCATCAGGAACCAATCATACCCTACCCACTAACGGATTTAGTAAAGCCTATTCTGGAGTGAATTTAGATAGTTTTCTAAAGGCTATGACCTTTCAAAAGATTTCAAAAGAAGGCTTGTTAAATATTGGTGAAACTATAGAACTGATGGCTGAGGCAGAAGGTTTACAGGCTCACAAAAACGCGGTGTCAATCCGATTAAAAGATTTGAAATAA
- the hisC gene encoding histidinol-phosphate transaminase produces the protein MDIQNLIRPSIKALKPYSSARDEFQGSNETMVFLDANENPFNNGINRYPDPQQGALKSVLSDIKGIAPANILLGNGSDEVLDLIYRAFCEPNQDNVIILPPTYGMYEVLANLNAVEIRKVNLLENFQPNAEAILSIIDNNSKVLFLCSPNNPTGNSFSQESVEVLLTNFKGIVVIDEAYIDFSKGASWLKRLEEFPNLIITQTLSKAYGMAGIRLGICYASADIISVLNTIKPPYNINELTQQKAIEQLGVVDLAKNQIAAILEEREKLIAELNQVTFVSKIHPSDANFILIKVDDATLRYNQLIEQGIVTRNRTTQPGCNNCLRLTIGTSDENKKLIKTLKSI, from the coding sequence ATGGATATTCAAAACTTGATAAGGCCTTCAATAAAAGCACTTAAACCGTACTCTTCTGCACGTGATGAATTTCAAGGTAGTAATGAGACTATGGTGTTTTTAGATGCCAATGAAAACCCATTTAATAATGGAATCAATAGATATCCAGATCCACAGCAGGGAGCACTTAAGTCAGTATTATCAGATATTAAAGGTATTGCTCCGGCAAATATTCTATTAGGCAATGGCAGTGATGAAGTTCTTGATTTAATTTACAGAGCATTCTGTGAACCCAATCAAGATAATGTCATCATTTTGCCTCCAACTTACGGTATGTATGAGGTGTTGGCCAATCTGAATGCCGTTGAGATTCGTAAGGTAAATTTACTTGAGAACTTTCAACCCAATGCCGAAGCTATTCTAAGTATTATAGATAATAATAGCAAAGTACTTTTTCTATGTTCGCCCAATAATCCCACCGGAAATAGTTTCAGTCAAGAAAGTGTAGAAGTACTTTTAACGAATTTTAAAGGCATCGTTGTTATTGATGAAGCGTATATTGATTTTTCAAAAGGAGCAAGTTGGTTAAAGCGATTAGAAGAATTCCCTAATTTAATTATCACCCAGACCTTATCCAAAGCTTATGGTATGGCGGGAATACGCCTAGGTATTTGTTATGCTTCGGCAGATATAATCTCCGTTTTGAATACCATAAAACCGCCATATAATATCAATGAACTAACGCAGCAAAAAGCAATAGAACAGTTGGGTGTAGTGGATTTGGCAAAAAACCAAATAGCGGCTATTCTTGAGGAACGTGAGAAATTGATAGCCGAATTAAATCAGGTTACCTTTGTTTCAAAAATTCATCCTTCTGATGCCAATTTCATATTAATAAAAGTCGATGACGCCACACTGCGTTATAATCAATTGATCGAACAGGGTATTGTGACTAGAAACCGAACCACGCAACCTGGATGCAATAATTGCTTAAGATTAACGATTGGCACTTCAGATGAGAATAAAAAACTAATAAAAACCTTAAAGTCTATATAA
- the hisB gene encoding bifunctional histidinol-phosphatase/imidazoleglycerol-phosphate dehydratase HisB, producing MKRVLFIDRDGTIIKEPADEQIDSLDKLGFYPKVFEYLGKIARELDFEMVMITNQDGLGTTDFPETDFWPIHNFIIKCFKDQGIDFKEQFIDRTFAKDNAPTRKPNTGLLTKYFSDDYDLENSFVIGDRLTDIELAKNLGAKGVFINDDTHLGTNEITVKREALDSFIALESNDWENIYAFLKTKERTGRIVRNTNETKIAIDLNLDGTGKSQMDTGLAFFDHMLDQIARHGQLDLTIKVDGDLDVDEHHTIEDTAIALGELFNTVLGNKLGIERYGFCLPMDDCLSQVAIDFGGRNWLVWEVDFKREMIGKMPTEMFYHFFKSFTDGAKCNLNIKAEGTNEHHKIEAIFKAFAKAIKMAVKRDVEKMILPSTKGML from the coding sequence ATGAAACGCGTACTTTTTATTGATAGAGATGGCACAATAATTAAAGAACCTGCAGATGAGCAAATTGACTCGTTGGATAAGTTGGGGTTCTACCCAAAAGTATTCGAATATTTGGGGAAAATTGCTAGAGAATTAGATTTTGAAATGGTTATGATTACTAATCAAGATGGATTAGGGACTACAGATTTCCCTGAAACTGATTTCTGGCCCATTCATAATTTTATCATTAAGTGTTTTAAAGATCAAGGCATCGACTTCAAAGAACAGTTTATTGACAGAACATTTGCAAAAGACAATGCGCCAACAAGAAAGCCGAATACAGGTTTATTGACAAAATATTTCTCTGATGATTATGATTTAGAAAACTCATTTGTTATTGGCGATCGATTAACCGATATAGAGTTGGCGAAAAACTTAGGTGCAAAGGGTGTTTTCATAAACGACGATACACACTTGGGCACCAATGAAATAACGGTTAAGCGCGAAGCATTAGATAGTTTTATTGCTTTAGAATCTAATGATTGGGAGAACATCTATGCTTTTTTAAAAACTAAAGAAAGAACAGGTCGTATTGTTAGAAATACAAATGAAACAAAAATTGCCATTGACCTGAATTTAGATGGCACCGGAAAAAGTCAGATGGATACGGGATTAGCATTTTTCGATCATATGTTGGATCAAATTGCACGTCACGGTCAGTTAGACCTAACTATAAAAGTAGATGGCGATCTGGATGTCGATGAGCATCACACTATAGAGGATACAGCCATTGCTTTAGGCGAATTATTCAATACGGTTTTAGGCAATAAATTGGGCATTGAACGTTATGGCTTTTGCTTGCCAATGGACGATTGCTTGTCTCAAGTTGCCATTGATTTTGGAGGTAGAAATTGGCTGGTCTGGGAAGTCGATTTTAAACGTGAAATGATTGGTAAAATGCCTACTGAAATGTTTTATCATTTTTTTAAATCATTCACAGACGGAGCAAAATGTAATCTAAACATCAAAGCAGAAGGCACCAATGAGCACCATAAAATTGAAGCCATATTTAAAGCCTTCGCAAAAGCAATTAAAATGGCCGTAAAACGCGATGTTGAAAAAATGATCCTGCCTTCAACGAAAGGCATGCTATAA
- the hisH gene encoding imidazole glycerol phosphate synthase subunit HisH: MSKSIGLSKRPSPLGKLEGASSLVIINYGAGNIKSIQFAFKRLGYDAVLSNNPDEISAADKIIFPGVGEANSAMKMLKESGLDQLVPTLKQPVLGICLGMQLLCNTTEEGDTKGLGVFDTEVKRFSSDVKVPHMGWNVIKDLKSDLFKGIKENEYMYLVHSYYAELCDQAIATTDYQVNYASALQHDNFYGVQFHPEKSSIAGAQILRNFLNL; the protein is encoded by the coding sequence ATGAGTAAATCTATAGGTTTGAGTAAGCGTCCTTCCCCTTTGGGGAAGCTAGAAGGGGCTTCTTCTTTAGTCATTATTAATTACGGCGCTGGCAACATAAAAAGTATCCAATTTGCTTTTAAACGATTGGGTTATGACGCGGTATTGTCCAACAATCCAGATGAAATATCAGCTGCAGATAAAATTATCTTTCCCGGCGTAGGTGAAGCAAACTCTGCCATGAAGATGTTGAAAGAAAGTGGTCTCGATCAATTGGTTCCCACCTTAAAGCAACCTGTATTGGGCATTTGTTTAGGCATGCAATTATTATGTAATACTACAGAAGAAGGCGATACGAAAGGTCTTGGCGTCTTTGATACGGAAGTAAAAAGGTTTTCAAGCGATGTGAAAGTTCCTCATATGGGATGGAATGTCATAAAGGATTTAAAATCCGATTTATTTAAGGGCATCAAAGAAAATGAATATATGTATTTGGTACATAGCTATTATGCCGAACTTTGCGACCAAGCCATAGCCACAACAGATTATCAGGTAAATTATGCTTCAGCCTTACAACATGATAACTTTTATGGCGTTCAATTTCATCCAGAAAAGAGTAGTATTGCAGGAGCACAAATTTTAAGGAATTTTTTAAATTTATAA
- the hisA gene encoding 1-(5-phosphoribosyl)-5-[(5-phosphoribosylamino)methylideneamino]imidazole-4-carboxamide isomerase, with protein sequence MRIIPAIDIIDGKCVRLTKGDYGTKKIYSESPLEIAKAFEASGIEYLHLVDLDGAKAQHIVNFKVLEQIASKTMLKIDFGGGLKTNEDLHIAFNSGARQITGGSIAVKDPQTFEGWISKYGAAKIILGADSDDGKVSISGWLEQSKEELIPFIKKYQKKSIQYVICTDISKDGMLEGPSVDLYKNIISECSNSSSGQSIKLIASGGISSIQELPILKDIGCEGVIIGKAIYENRISLKELEKFV encoded by the coding sequence ATGAGAATTATACCAGCCATAGATATTATTGACGGAAAATGTGTGCGTTTAACCAAAGGCGATTATGGCACTAAAAAAATATATAGTGAAAGTCCGTTAGAAATTGCTAAAGCCTTTGAGGCCTCAGGTATTGAATATTTGCATCTGGTGGACTTAGATGGAGCTAAAGCGCAACACATTGTGAATTTTAAGGTTTTAGAACAGATTGCCTCTAAAACAATGCTCAAGATTGATTTTGGTGGTGGATTAAAAACAAATGAAGATTTGCACATTGCATTTAATTCTGGCGCAAGGCAAATTACTGGTGGCAGTATCGCCGTAAAAGACCCACAAACGTTTGAAGGATGGATTTCTAAATATGGCGCCGCTAAAATTATTTTAGGTGCCGATAGTGACGATGGTAAAGTGTCCATAAGCGGATGGTTAGAGCAGAGTAAAGAAGAGTTGATTCCGTTTATAAAGAAATATCAAAAGAAGAGCATCCAGTACGTCATTTGTACTGATATTTCCAAAGATGGCATGCTAGAAGGACCATCTGTAGATTTATACAAAAATATTATCTCAGAATGTTCTAACAGTAGTAGCGGTCAGTCTATTAAACTGATAGCTTCTGGTGGTATTTCCTCTATTCAAGAACTACCTATTTTAAAGGACATTGGTTGTGAAGGCGTGATTATTGGGAAAGCTATTTATGAAAATAGAATTAGTTTAAAAGAATTGGAGAAATTTGTGTAG
- the hisF gene encoding imidazole glycerol phosphate synthase subunit HisF, which translates to MLTKRIIPCLDIKNGRTVKGVNFIDLRDAGDPVELAKQYADIGADELVFLDISATLEGRATTLDMVLHVAEQVNIPFTVGGGISSVEDVDALLQCGADKVSINSSAIKRPDLVNELANKFGSQCIVVAIDAKQVDGNWKVHIAGGSIPTDLDLFEWAKEVEQRGAGEILFTSMNHDGTKNGFANKALSQLSELLNIPIIASGGAGNVQHFIDTFKIGKADAALAASVFHFGEIPISELKKELKANHIEVRLAPSS; encoded by the coding sequence ATGCTAACAAAACGAATCATCCCCTGCTTAGATATAAAAAATGGTCGTACCGTGAAAGGCGTTAATTTTATTGATTTACGTGATGCTGGTGACCCAGTGGAACTGGCAAAACAATACGCCGATATAGGCGCGGACGAATTGGTCTTTTTGGACATCTCTGCCACTTTGGAAGGCCGTGCTACGACTTTGGATATGGTTTTACATGTGGCTGAACAGGTCAACATTCCATTTACTGTAGGCGGCGGCATTTCCAGTGTCGAAGATGTTGATGCGCTTTTACAATGCGGCGCAGATAAGGTATCTATTAATTCATCTGCCATAAAAAGACCTGATTTGGTAAATGAATTGGCCAATAAATTTGGAAGCCAATGTATCGTGGTCGCCATCGATGCAAAACAAGTTGATGGAAACTGGAAAGTGCATATAGCGGGCGGTAGCATTCCAACAGATCTTGATTTGTTTGAATGGGCAAAAGAAGTGGAGCAACGCGGTGCCGGTGAAATTTTATTCACGTCCATGAATCACGATGGTACTAAAAATGGTTTTGCCAATAAAGCTTTGTCCCAATTGTCAGAACTATTGAACATTCCAATTATAGCATCAGGAGGTGCGGGTAACGTTCAACATTTTATTGATACATTTAAAATTGGTAAAGCAGATGCTGCATTAGCTGCCAGCGTATTTCATTTTGGTGAAATACCAATTTCAGAATTAAAAAAAGAATTAAAAGCAAATCATATCGAAGTGCGATTAGCCCCTAGTTCTTAA
- the hisIE gene encoding bifunctional phosphoribosyl-AMP cyclohydrolase/phosphoribosyl-ATP diphosphatase HisIE: MKNEINTGVISPPWEELEGALVPAIIQDAITNNVLMLGYMNEEAYSKTIETKQVTFFSRSKQRLWTKGEESGNFLNLVSIKNDCDNDTLLIQVNPVGPTCHKGTDTCWNESNTVNYGFLSQLEDVIKNRKENADSEESYVASLFKKGINKIAQKVGEEAVEVVIESKDNNDDLFLDESADLLFHYLILLQAKGFTLNDIASVLKKRHK; this comes from the coding sequence ATGAAAAACGAAATAAATACAGGTGTTATTTCTCCCCCTTGGGAGGAGTTAGAGGGGGCGTTGGTACCCGCAATCATTCAAGATGCCATCACCAATAATGTGTTGATGTTGGGTTATATGAATGAAGAAGCCTACTCGAAAACGATAGAGACAAAACAAGTTACTTTTTTTAGTAGAAGTAAACAGCGCTTATGGACCAAAGGCGAAGAAAGCGGTAATTTTTTAAACCTAGTCAGTATAAAGAACGACTGTGACAATGACACTTTATTAATTCAAGTCAATCCAGTAGGCCCAACCTGTCATAAAGGCACAGACACTTGTTGGAATGAATCAAATACGGTGAATTATGGTTTTCTCTCTCAGCTCGAAGATGTTATAAAAAACAGAAAAGAGAATGCAGATTCAGAAGAGTCTTATGTGGCTTCCTTATTTAAAAAAGGTATTAATAAAATAGCTCAGAAAGTAGGCGAAGAGGCCGTTGAAGTTGTGATTGAGTCGAAGGACAATAATGATGATTTGTTTTTAGATGAAAGTGCTGATTTGCTGTTTCATTATTTAATATTGTTACAAGCTAAAGGGTTCACCTTAAATGATATTGCATCTGTTTTAAAAAAACGCCATAAATAA
- a CDS encoding tRNA pseudouridine synthase A: MKKYFYLIKIQYLGYRFHGWQKQPNVKTVHLMVDRTLNFILEGKYFKSLSSGRTDAMVSAESAAFELFLRAPIVDLKDFLALFNHNLPQDIRALDIVEVDAGFNIIQSSKIKEYLYLFTHGEKCHPFCAPIMTTILDDLDIALMKKGAKLFEGTHNFKAYCFRPTDNGIYQREVLCCELVENTVYTASYFPKDTYFLRVKGKGFMRNQIRLMMGTLIDLGKGNITIKSIEESLLPNYDEQMNYIAPASGLILHSVEFQ, from the coding sequence ATGAAGAAATACTTTTACCTTATAAAAATTCAATATTTAGGCTACCGTTTTCACGGGTGGCAAAAGCAACCTAATGTAAAAACCGTACATCTTATGGTTGACAGAACATTGAATTTTATTCTTGAGGGCAAGTATTTTAAAAGTTTAAGTTCCGGCAGAACCGATGCTATGGTGTCCGCAGAATCGGCGGCGTTCGAATTATTTTTAAGAGCGCCCATTGTGGATTTAAAAGACTTTTTAGCATTATTTAATCATAATTTGCCACAGGATATTCGTGCTTTGGATATCGTGGAAGTGGATGCCGGTTTTAATATTATTCAAAGTTCAAAAATTAAAGAATATTTATATTTATTTACACATGGCGAAAAGTGCCATCCCTTTTGTGCGCCCATTATGACAACGATTCTGGATGATTTAGATATAGCGCTTATGAAAAAGGGTGCGAAATTATTTGAAGGGACTCATAATTTTAAAGCCTATTGCTTTCGCCCGACGGATAACGGAATCTATCAACGTGAAGTCTTATGCTGCGAATTGGTAGAAAACACGGTATATACAGCGAGTTATTTCCCTAAGGACACCTACTTCCTTAGGGTGAAGGGCAAGGGCTTTATGCGCAATCAAATCCGACTTATGATGGGCACCTTAATCGATTTAGGCAAAGGGAACATCACCATAAAAAGTATTGAAGAAAGCCTACTTCCTAACTACGATGAGCAAATGAATTATATAGCTCCAGCATCTGGTTTAATACTTCATAGTGTAGAGTTTCAGTAG